The Mugil cephalus isolate CIBA_MC_2020 chromosome 11, CIBA_Mcephalus_1.1, whole genome shotgun sequence genome includes a window with the following:
- the LOC125016047 gene encoding urokinase plasminogen activator surface receptor-like translates to YLLILVIGIVLLPEASTLRCYDCIPEVTGTCNETTTCPTEKNQCAAVNLVSRIYNDYCFIAGGSEVFNGTGKTCVLPEECGQHSVNFGVFRTVVTSKCCNTDLCNTQPAPEPSETNPNGRKCFTCVGQMCNTTLNCLGTEDSCISATVSTGGQNVTLKGCASKVLCTNKEFLRAIELLGAEVSCCQGDSCNSSSSTSAGLMLLVAPLISLVLS, encoded by the exons TATCTCCTCATCCTGGTCATTGGGATTGTGCTTCTCCCTGAAg ccAGTACCCTGAGATGTTATGACTGCATACCAGAAGTGACTGGAACCTGcaatgaaacaacaacatgtcCTACAGAGAAGAATCAGTGTGCTGCAGTAAATCTCGTGTCTAGAA TTTACAATGACTACTGTTTCATTGCAGGAGGTTCAGAAGTTTTCAATGGCACAggaaaaacatgtgttttgcCTGAGGAGTGTGGCCAGCACTCAGTCAACTTTGGAGTCTTTAGAACCGTAGTTACCAGCAAGTGTTGTAACACCGACCTCTGCAACACCCAACCTGCCCCAG agcCCAGTGAAACCAATCCAAATGGCAGAAAGTGCTTCACTTGTGTCGGACAAATGTGTAACACAACTCTAAACTGCCTGGGGACTGAGGACAGCTGCATCTCAGCAACAG TGAGTACAGGTGGCCAAAATGTGACTTTGAAGGGCTGCGCCTCTAAGGTACTCTGCACAAACAAGGAATTTCTTCGGGCCATAGAACTCCTTGGAGCAGAAGTGAGCTGCTGTCAGGGCGACAGCTGCAACAGC AGTTCTAGTACAAGTGCTGGCCTCATGCTGCTGGTGGCACCACTGATCTCtttggttctgagctga
- the LOC125016049 gene encoding urokinase plasminogen activator surface receptor-like, producing the protein MYLLTLVLGIVLLPEAFTLRCYECTSTLAGTCPETTTQCPSEKNQCAALRVVSYAGGSQNIYWTEKSCAVSEECGEHSLNFGVSRIVRISKCCSSDLCNIQRVPEPRETNPNGRKCFTCDEQTCNATLNCLGNEDRCISATVKKTQQNETMKGCASKALCSNKEFARIIGHSATRWRCCYGDYCNSASSTSAGLMLLVAPLISLVLS; encoded by the exons ATGTATCTCCTCACTCTTGTCCTTGGGATTGTGCTTCTCCCTGAAG CCTTTACCCTGAGATGTTATGAGTGCACATCAACACTGGCTGGAACCTGCCCTGAGACAACAACACAATGTCCTTCAGAGAAGAATCAGTGTGCTGCACTAAGAGTTGTGTCTTATGCAG GTGGTTCACAAAATATATACTGGACTGAAAAATCATGTGCTGTGTCTGAGGAGTGTGGAGAGCACTCACTCAACTTTGGAGTCTCCAGAATCGTACGTATAAGCAAGTGTTGTAGCTCTGACCTCTGCAACATCCAACGTGTCCCAG AGCCCAGGGAAACCAATCCAAATGGCAGGAAGTGCTTCACTTGTGACGAACAAACATGCAATGCAACTCTAAACTGCCTGGGGAATGAGGACCGCTGCATCTCAGCAACAG tgaagaaaactcaacaaaatGAGACTATGAAGGGCTGTGCGTCTAAGGCACTCTGCTCGAATAAGGAATTTGCACGGATCATAGGACACTCAGCAACAAGATGGAGGTGCTGTTATGGCGACTACTGCAACAGTGCCAGCAGTACAAGTGCTGGCCTCATGCTGCTGGTGGCACCACTGATCTCtttggttctgagctga
- the LOC125016310 gene encoding urokinase plasminogen activator surface receptor-like, producing the protein MYLVTLILGIVLLPEARTLRCYECTSEQTGTCTETTTQCPSEKYQCAALRLVSYTGSSEVSNLFGKSCALPEECDQHSINYGVSRTIVTSKCCSTDLCNTQPAPEPSKTNPNGRKCFTCDGQTCTKTLNCHGNEDRCISTTGSMTSVLNFMFYM; encoded by the exons ATGTATCTCGTCACTCTGATCCTTGGGATTGTGCTTCTCCCTGAAG CCCGTACCCTGAGATGTTATGAGTGCAcatcagaacagactggaacctgcactgaaacaacaacacaatgccCTTCAGAGAAGTATCAGTGTGCTGCACTAAGACTTGTGTCTTATACAG GTAGTTCAGAAGTGTCGAATCTCTTTGGAAAATCATGTGCTTTGCCTGAGGAGTGTGACCAGCACTCAATCAACTATGGAGTCTCTAGAACCATAGTTACCAGCAAGTGTTGCAGCACCGACCTCTGTAACACCCAACCTGCCCCAG agcCCAGTAAAACCAATCCAAATGGTAGAAAGTGTTTCACTTGTGACGGACAAACATGCACCAAAACTCTAAACTGCCATGGGAATGAGGACCGCTGCATCTCAACAACAGGTAGCATGACTTCTGTATTAAATTTCATGTTCTACATGTAG
- the LOC125016308 gene encoding urokinase plasminogen activator surface receptor-like, whose protein sequence is MYLLTLVLGIVLLPEARTLICYECAPGQTGTCTETTQCPSQKNQCAVQRLVSYTGGSEVLNVTEKSCALPEECGEHSLNFGVSRTVIASKCCSTNLCNTQPASGVTPAVPNGRKCFSSDGQTSTTTLNCLGNEDHCISATVSTGDQMVTLKGCASKVICTNKESAQMMGTIGAEMSCCQGDYCNSASSTSAGLMLLVAPLISLVLS, encoded by the exons ATGTATCTCCTCACTCTGGTCCTTGGGATTGTGCTTCTCCCTGAAG ccAGGACCCTGATATGTTATGAGTGTGCACCAGGACAGACTGGAACCTGCACTGAAACAACACAATGTCCTTCACAGAAGAATCAGTGTGCTGTACAAAGACTTGTGTCTTATACGG GTGGTTCAGAAGTTTTGAATGTCACAGAAAAATCATGTGCTTTGCCAGAGGAGTGTGGAGAGCACTCACTCAACTTTGGAGTCTCCAGAACCGTAATTGCCAGCAAGTGTTGCAGCACCAACCTCTGCAACACCCAACCTGCCTCAG GGGTCACCCCAGCCGTTCCAAATGGTAGAAAGTGTTTCAGTAGTGATGGACAAACGAGCACCACAACTCTAAACTGCCTGGGGAATGAGGACCACTGCATCTCAGCAACAG TGAGTACAGGTGACCAAATGGTGACTTTGAAGGGCTGCGCCTCCAAGGTAATCTGCACAAACAAGGAATCTGCACAGATGATGGGAACCATTGGAGCAGAAATGAGCTGCTGTCAGGGCGACTACTGCAACAGTGCCAGCAGTACAAGTGCTGGCCTCATGCTGCTGGTGGCACCACTGATCTCtttggttctgagctga